Proteins from a genomic interval of Asterias rubens chromosome 16, eAstRub1.3, whole genome shotgun sequence:
- the LOC117300764 gene encoding uncharacterized protein LOC117300764 produces MQPAQQQPPAYQHGTPQQQTTTVQQHPVVTLQPATSAGVPGGNKRGNWCWRGLRVTGYMQTILGVLAVAFGTAAILMKSYLHLYGIPVGSGICFTLAGILGIAAAGKRSIGLVLGYMVMSVCSALATLGVGGIAGIAASVDRRSCPSYPYPGAQFYSHSCVTSTSARFGVDVCIVLIAIAELVISIAGASLSCCGLSYTSYNPDTLPQPMVTYQTYPQQMVAGAPPQGVYINSGASVTYPNQIAVQPAQTYQPQGQFQPPPQGQFQPPPEGQMQPPPQQHPEAPLDPSKDENHYQPLTK; encoded by the exons ATGCAACCTGCCCAACAGCAACCCCCAGCTTACCAGCATGGCACcccccaacaacaaacaacgaCCGTACAACAGCATCCAGTG GTGACATTGCAACCTGCCACGAGTGCTGGGGTTCCAGGCGGGAACAAGCGAGGTAACTGGTGCTGGAGGGGCCTTCGAGTTACAGGTTACATGCAGACCATCTTGGGAGTATTGGCAGTGGCGTTTGGCACAGCCGCTATTCTTATGAAATCTTACTTGCACCTCTATGGGATTCCTGTTGGGAGTGGCATCTGT TTCACCCTTGCTGGAATCTTGGGCATTGCAGCTGCTGGTAAAAGATCCATAGGATTG GTGCTTGGGTACATGGTGATGTCCGTCTGTAGTGCTTTGGCAACCCTTGGTGTTGGGGGTATTGCTGGAATAGCTGCATCAGTGGACAGAAGATCCTGTCCATCATATCCTTATCCTGGAGCTCaattttattcccattcatgcGTTACATCTACA AGTGCACGATTTGGAGTTGATGTGTGCATCGTGCTGATCGCCATTGCAGAGTTGGTGATCTCTATTGCTGGAGCCAGTTTATCTTGTTGTGGTCTCAGCTATACCAGCTATAACCCCGATACTCTTCCTCAGCCCATG GTGACTTACCAAACCTACCCACAACAGATGGTGGCTGGAGCTCCCCCACAGGGTGTGTACATCAACTCTGGCG CTTCTGTGACCTACCCGAATCAGATTGCTGTGCAGCCTGCCCAGACCTACCAGCCCCAGGGACAGTTTCAACCTCCACCCCAGGGACAGTTTCAACCTCCACCCGAGGGGCAGATGCAACCTCCGCCCCAACAGCATCCAGAGGCACCTCTTGATCCCAGCAAAGATGAAAATCACTACCAGcctcttaccaagtaa